One genomic region from Jilunia laotingensis encodes:
- a CDS encoding glycosyltransferase family 4 protein, with protein MKIAFDAKRAAQNRTGLGNYSRFVIEGLSHYYPENEYLLYTPNERKARLFGDLTQQKNCTICYPDKIIWKKLSALWRISGIKSQLRNDRPAIFHGLSNELPLGIERLKETKSIVTIHDLIFFHYPEFYAPIDRKIYAYKFGRACKVADSIIAVSECTKRDIIQYYGIPDEKIKVIYQGCDESFLHTANDKVKEEARKSYNLPSKYLLYVGSIESRKNLLLIVKALEKAKCDLPLIAIGKHTPYADEVWQYAIKHELSERIFMLHNVPFRYFPAIYQMASLFIYPSFFEGFGIPILEALNSRVPVIGATGSCLEEAGGPDSIYVHPEDADGMANAIDRIISDQKLQQNMIEKGVEYARRFEQKQLTREMIGLYHSLL; from the coding sequence ATGAAAATAGCTTTTGACGCCAAAAGAGCTGCCCAAAACCGTACAGGGCTTGGCAACTACAGCCGCTTTGTAATTGAAGGTTTAAGCCATTATTACCCAGAGAATGAATATCTGTTGTATACACCGAACGAACGAAAAGCACGTTTATTCGGTGATCTGACTCAACAGAAGAATTGCACGATCTGCTATCCCGACAAAATCATTTGGAAAAAGCTATCCGCTTTATGGCGTATCAGCGGCATCAAAAGCCAATTACGGAATGACCGTCCCGCCATATTTCACGGATTGAGCAACGAACTTCCATTGGGTATCGAACGCCTGAAAGAGACCAAAAGCATAGTTACCATTCATGACCTTATCTTTTTCCATTATCCGGAGTTCTATGCTCCTATCGACCGGAAAATCTACGCTTATAAATTCGGGAGGGCCTGTAAAGTAGCAGATAGCATTATAGCTGTAAGCGAGTGTACGAAACGCGACATCATCCAGTATTATGGAATACCAGATGAAAAAATAAAAGTAATTTACCAAGGATGTGACGAGAGCTTTCTTCATACTGCGAACGATAAAGTAAAAGAAGAAGCGAGAAAGTCATATAATTTGCCTTCGAAATATTTGTTATATGTAGGCAGCATTGAGAGCAGAAAAAATCTACTGTTGATTGTAAAAGCTTTGGAAAAAGCGAAGTGCGATCTTCCTCTGATTGCTATCGGCAAGCATACGCCTTATGCCGATGAAGTATGGCAGTATGCTATCAAACATGAATTATCCGAAAGAATTTTCATGCTTCACAATGTCCCGTTCCGCTATTTTCCTGCTATTTATCAGATGGCTTCACTATTTATCTATCCAAGCTTTTTTGAAGGGTTCGGTATACCGATATTGGAAGCACTCAATAGTAGAGTTCCTGTAATCGGCGCTACCGGCTCGTGCCTTGAAGAAGCCGGAGGCCCGGATTCGATTTACGTCCATCCCGAGGATGCCGATGGCATGGCTAATGCTATCGATCGTATCATAAGCGATCAAAAACTGCAACAGAACATGATTGAAAAAGGCGTAGAATATGCCCGGCGATTTGAACAAAAACAGCTAACAAGAGAAATGATAGGACTTTACCATTCGTTACTATAG
- a CDS encoding glycosyl transferase family 90 — translation MVGSKTLKYIFHSGKNSKQVYYIRNFLRLCLLPDVWYRSQRNAILQSLDDRPDKEYILSRVDYYCRLAQETPLSGKAKRIADFHRKGHRSVYFFDSYEFVRYFPTALRWQFAFGDIRDLQDEPSIVKSRPLVDNNENSILLNMDKVRHFIFLNDKIPFVKKKDKAIFRGEVVGKPRRIEFLERWWGDPSCDVGEVGKHCVRPEWRGVMLTLAEHLEYKFVLSLEGNDVASNLKWVMSSNSLAVMPRPTCETWFMEGKLIPDYHYVEIKPDYSDLKERMEHFINHPDEAQTIIQHAHEWIAQFQDKQREKLISLLVFDKYFRMTGQSKLLCSQE, via the coding sequence ATGGTAGGAAGTAAGACATTGAAATATATATTTCATAGCGGTAAGAATAGTAAGCAAGTATACTATATCAGGAACTTCCTGCGCCTATGCTTGTTGCCAGATGTTTGGTACAGGTCGCAGCGGAATGCTATCTTGCAGTCGTTGGACGATCGCCCTGATAAGGAATATATTCTTTCCAGGGTTGATTATTATTGTCGTTTGGCACAAGAAACTCCTCTTTCTGGTAAAGCAAAACGAATTGCAGACTTTCATCGAAAGGGACATCGATCGGTTTATTTTTTCGATTCTTACGAGTTTGTCCGTTATTTCCCCACCGCATTGAGATGGCAATTTGCTTTTGGTGATATACGCGATTTGCAAGATGAGCCTTCCATCGTAAAAAGTCGTCCGTTGGTCGATAATAACGAGAACTCCATTCTTTTGAATATGGATAAAGTGCGGCATTTTATTTTCCTGAATGACAAAATCCCATTTGTGAAGAAGAAAGATAAGGCAATCTTCAGAGGGGAGGTTGTAGGAAAGCCAAGACGGATAGAATTCCTGGAACGTTGGTGGGGTGACCCTTCGTGCGATGTGGGTGAAGTAGGGAAACATTGCGTGCGTCCGGAGTGGAGAGGAGTAATGTTAACTTTGGCGGAGCATTTGGAATATAAGTTTGTTCTGTCCCTTGAAGGAAATGATGTGGCAAGCAATCTGAAATGGGTAATGAGTTCCAACTCACTTGCAGTTATGCCCCGGCCTACTTGTGAAACTTGGTTTATGGAAGGAAAACTTATCCCCGATTATCATTATGTGGAGATTAAGCCGGATTATTCGGATTTGAAAGAACGGATGGAGCATTTTATCAACCATCCCGATGAGGCACAGACCATTATTCAACATGCACACGAATGGATAGCACAATTCCAAGACAAACAACGAGAGAAATTAATTTCCCTGCTGGTATTTGACAAGTATTTCCGTATGACCGGTCAGAGTAAACTTTTGTGCAGTCAAGAATAG
- a CDS encoding IS5-like element IS1169 family transposase, whose product MNKLSRYRKLRYNQLFESENRELRLNEMGNPLEVLSQYVDFEIFRPTLESALFTGERKSNAGRPPIDCVLMFKVLFLQRYYGLSDHQIEYQIVDRTSFRKFLGIECVDDVPDEKTVWKYRELLTNTGVYDKLFSEFHSFMESKGLQFNEGRIIDASFVIAPRQRNTRDENEQIKQGAGDKLWNDNPHKKCHKDVDARWTKKRDETFYGYKQHTKVEKRNKIILSYDTTSAEVHDSKGFEGLLDEKDEGKDLYLDAGYVGQEEIVKQHKMNPIICEKGYRNRPLTKEQKSDNRKKSKTRCLVEHVFGFEEQTMRGLVVRTVGLIRAKANVAFTSLVYNISRYTQIIRLKPELLG is encoded by the coding sequence ATGAACAAGTTATCCCGATACCGTAAGCTTCGTTATAATCAACTATTTGAGTCAGAGAATCGTGAATTGCGTTTGAATGAAATGGGCAATCCTCTTGAAGTGTTGTCTCAGTATGTTGATTTTGAGATCTTTCGTCCTACTCTTGAATCAGCCCTTTTTACCGGAGAGCGCAAAAGTAATGCCGGTCGTCCGCCGATAGACTGTGTGCTGATGTTCAAGGTCTTGTTTCTTCAGCGTTATTATGGTTTGAGTGACCATCAGATAGAGTATCAGATAGTTGACCGTACGAGTTTCCGCAAGTTTCTTGGTATTGAATGTGTTGACGATGTTCCTGACGAGAAGACGGTGTGGAAGTATCGCGAACTCCTGACAAATACAGGCGTTTATGACAAGCTTTTTTCGGAATTTCATAGTTTCATGGAAAGTAAGGGTCTGCAATTCAATGAGGGTCGCATCATTGATGCCAGTTTTGTTATTGCCCCTCGCCAACGTAACACCCGTGATGAAAATGAGCAGATAAAACAGGGAGCGGGTGATAAGTTGTGGAATGACAATCCCCACAAGAAGTGCCACAAGGATGTAGATGCCCGCTGGACAAAGAAGCGTGATGAGACTTTTTACGGCTACAAGCAGCATACTAAAGTTGAGAAACGCAATAAGATCATACTTTCTTATGATACCACGTCGGCAGAAGTGCATGATTCCAAAGGCTTTGAAGGACTGCTGGATGAAAAAGACGAAGGCAAGGACTTGTATTTGGACGCCGGTTATGTCGGACAAGAGGAGATTGTAAAACAGCATAAGATGAATCCGATAATTTGCGAAAAGGGCTACCGTAACCGTCCGCTTACCAAGGAGCAGAAATCAGACAATAGGAAAAAATCCAAGACACGTTGCCTTGTCGAGCATGTATTCGGGTTTGAGGAACAAACCATGCGTGGACTTGTGGTGCGTACAGTAGGGCTTATTCGTGCTAAAGCCAATGTAGCATTCACCAGTCTTGTGTATAACATCAGTCGTTACACGCAAATAATCAGGCTGAAACCTGAGTTGTTGGGGTGA
- a CDS encoding lysophospholipid acyltransferase family protein, whose product MKHLLYYLFFFFWFVASLLPLRLLYFFSDLLYYPLYYVVRYRRKVVRKNLEESFPEKPLVELRKIEREFYHYFCDYIVETIKLFSMSEKQMRQRMTFGGVDKINEIIKHKDCVLYLGHYCNWEWVSSIPLHLGMTDNFIAGQIYHQIENKAFDKLFLWMRSRFHAVNIEMLMALRHLVRYKQQNKRFIIGFISDQSPNWNFVKMWTEFLNHKSSFFIGAESIAKATDAAVVYLDVQRVKRGYYHADFVVMTEDPKSFPDYEITVDYARRLEETIRRAPQYWLWSHNRWKRTYEKYLKLKSESA is encoded by the coding sequence ATGAAGCACTTATTGTATTATTTGTTTTTCTTTTTCTGGTTTGTCGCTTCATTGCTTCCGTTGCGACTTCTCTATTTTTTTTCCGATTTATTATATTACCCGCTATATTATGTTGTTCGGTATCGTAGAAAAGTAGTCAGAAAGAATTTGGAGGAATCTTTCCCAGAGAAACCTTTGGTTGAATTGCGTAAAATTGAAAGAGAGTTTTATCATTACTTTTGTGACTATATAGTTGAGACCATCAAATTGTTTTCTATGAGTGAGAAACAAATGCGTCAGCGTATGACATTTGGTGGAGTGGACAAAATCAACGAGATAATCAAGCACAAGGATTGTGTGCTTTATCTAGGGCATTATTGTAACTGGGAATGGGTCTCGTCTATTCCTTTGCATCTTGGTATGACTGATAATTTTATAGCCGGTCAGATTTATCATCAGATTGAGAATAAAGCATTCGACAAGCTATTTCTTTGGATGCGCAGCCGTTTTCATGCTGTCAATATAGAGATGCTGATGGCATTGCGCCATTTGGTGCGTTACAAACAACAGAATAAACGTTTTATCATCGGCTTCATATCCGACCAGTCACCTAATTGGAACTTTGTCAAGATGTGGACAGAATTTTTGAATCATAAATCTTCTTTCTTTATCGGAGCAGAAAGCATTGCTAAAGCAACGGATGCTGCGGTGGTCTATCTGGATGTACAGAGAGTGAAAAGAGGTTATTACCATGCCGATTTTGTTGTGATGACAGAAGATCCGAAATCGTTTCCCGATTATGAGATTACGGTAGATTATGCCCGGAGGTTAGAGGAAACTATTCGTAGGGCACCTCAGTATTGGCTTTGGAGTCATAATCGTTGGAAACGGACGTATGAGAAATATTTGAAATTGAAATCAGAATCTGCATAG
- a CDS encoding glycosyltransferase family 9 protein: MARILIIRFSALGDVAMTIPVVYSLAKQYPQHEITVLSRGTLQPLFQGLPSNVSFMGADLVGKYNGIRGLNALYSELKEKKFDYIADFHDVLRTKYLRLRFRMAGIPVDYIHKGRKKKHQLVRRRHKVIENLKSSFRRYEEVLERLGFPVMLNFTSIYGEGKGDFSLIESVTGSKHEGIKWIGIAPFAKHEGKIYPLELQEQVVAHFANRQDVKVFLFGGGAKEQAVFDAWRQKYPTIISMIGKLDMNTELNMMSHLDVMLSMDSANMHLASLVNTPVVSVWGATHPYAGFMGWKQLPINAVQLDLPCRPCSVYGQKPCFRKDYACMRQIQPEQIIRKIEGLLIK; this comes from the coding sequence ATGGCCCGTATTCTTATTATTCGTTTTTCAGCACTTGGTGATGTCGCAATGACAATCCCGGTTGTGTATTCACTGGCGAAACAATATCCTCAGCACGAAATAACCGTACTGAGTCGCGGTACATTACAACCTCTTTTTCAAGGTTTGCCGTCAAATGTTAGTTTTATGGGTGCGGACTTAGTTGGGAAATATAATGGGATTCGAGGGCTAAATGCCCTCTATTCGGAATTGAAGGAAAAAAAGTTCGATTACATAGCCGATTTTCATGATGTGCTACGGACAAAATATCTTCGGCTTCGATTCAGGATGGCAGGTATCCCGGTCGATTATATCCATAAAGGGCGTAAAAAGAAGCATCAGTTAGTGCGACGTCGTCATAAAGTTATTGAGAATCTGAAAAGTTCTTTTCGTCGTTATGAGGAAGTTTTAGAAAGACTTGGTTTTCCTGTTATGTTAAACTTTACTTCCATTTATGGAGAAGGGAAAGGTGATTTCTCGTTGATAGAGTCTGTAACCGGATCTAAACATGAAGGAATAAAGTGGATAGGTATCGCCCCCTTTGCTAAACATGAAGGGAAAATTTATCCCTTAGAGTTGCAGGAGCAGGTAGTCGCTCATTTTGCAAACCGACAAGACGTAAAAGTTTTCCTATTTGGGGGAGGGGCAAAAGAGCAGGCTGTTTTTGATGCCTGGAGGCAGAAATATCCCACGATAATTTCGATGATTGGTAAATTGGATATGAATACGGAATTGAATATGATGAGTCATCTTGATGTAATGCTTTCTATGGATTCGGCCAATATGCATTTGGCTTCTTTAGTGAATACTCCGGTAGTTTCTGTTTGGGGTGCCACGCATCCTTATGCCGGATTTATGGGTTGGAAGCAGCTACCGATCAATGCAGTACAGCTTGATTTACCCTGCCGTCCTTGTTCTGTGTATGGACAGAAACCCTGTTTCCGCAAAGACTATGCTTGTATGAGGCAGATTCAACCGGAACAAATCATACGTAAAATAGAAGGATTGTTAATAAAATAG
- a CDS encoding DUF4254 domain-containing protein → MVFSNLCNDIFWKSTNDYHITDSVDAPMSNPFELKTIEYYLYLKNWIDAVQWHFEDIIRDPQIDPAEALKLKRRIDKSNQDRTDLVELIDSYFLDKYKEVVPQQDATINTESPAWAIDRLSILALKIYHMQQEVKRTDTTKEHHDQCEAKLAVLLEQKRDLSAAIDQLLADIEAGHKYMKVYKQMKMYNDPALNPVLYAKK, encoded by the coding sequence ATGGTATTTAGTAACCTTTGCAACGACATTTTCTGGAAATCAACTAACGATTATCATATTACAGATAGCGTGGATGCACCGATGAGTAATCCTTTTGAATTGAAGACGATAGAGTATTATCTGTATCTTAAAAATTGGATTGATGCCGTGCAATGGCATTTTGAAGACATTATCCGTGATCCGCAGATAGACCCTGCAGAGGCGTTGAAACTGAAAAGAAGGATTGATAAGTCAAATCAGGATCGTACGGATCTTGTAGAACTGATCGATAGCTATTTTCTTGACAAGTATAAAGAAGTGGTTCCTCAACAGGATGCAACGATCAATACCGAGAGTCCTGCATGGGCGATAGATCGTCTTTCTATCCTTGCTTTGAAGATTTATCACATGCAGCAGGAGGTAAAACGTACGGACACGACAAAGGAACATCATGATCAATGCGAAGCGAAGCTTGCCGTTTTACTTGAGCAAAAGAGAGATCTTTCCGCTGCTATTGACCAGTTACTGGCCGACATTGAAGCCGGACATAAATATATGAAGGTATACAAACAGATGAAAATGTATAATGACCCGGCATTGAATCCGGTTCTTTATGCTAAAAAATAG
- the pdxB gene encoding 4-phosphoerythronate dehydrogenase PdxB, producing the protein MKIIIDNKIPYINKAIEKLTHDVTFISGKDFTPDIVRDADALIVRTRTRCNRELLEGSRVKFIATATIGFDHIDTDYCHEAGITWTNAPGCNSASVAQYIESVLILLKLFQKKRLDEMTLGIVGVGNVGSKIVKVAEAQGMRVLLNDLPREDKEGSTAFCSLEQLAQECDIITFHVPLYKEGKYKTYHLADEAFFQSLQRKPIIINTSRGEVIKTEAILKALNTGLISDTVIDVWENEPKINLELLNKVLLGTPHIAGYSADGKANATRMSLDALCRFFNTPTDYKITPPEPQNKIVKASTLDEALLSIYDPRRDSEVLKTHPELFEKLRGDYPLRREKEAYSFQIPSHQPTSDQVPFQ; encoded by the coding sequence ATGAAAATAATTATAGATAATAAGATTCCTTATATAAATAAAGCCATTGAGAAATTAACTCATGATGTAACCTTTATTTCAGGAAAAGATTTTACCCCGGATATCGTAAGGGATGCCGATGCACTTATCGTACGCACACGTACCCGCTGCAACCGCGAGTTACTTGAAGGAAGCCGTGTAAAATTCATTGCAACGGCAACAATCGGTTTCGATCATATAGATACCGATTATTGCCATGAAGCCGGAATAACCTGGACTAACGCTCCGGGATGTAATTCAGCTTCAGTAGCTCAATATATAGAATCCGTTCTTATTTTACTAAAGCTCTTCCAGAAGAAGAGGTTGGATGAAATGACCTTGGGAATAGTAGGCGTCGGAAATGTTGGAAGTAAGATTGTCAAAGTAGCCGAAGCACAAGGTATGCGCGTTCTGTTAAACGACCTTCCTCGCGAAGATAAAGAAGGAAGTACAGCTTTTTGTTCATTGGAACAATTGGCGCAAGAATGCGACATAATCACTTTCCACGTACCTTTATATAAAGAAGGGAAATACAAAACTTACCATTTGGCAGACGAAGCATTCTTTCAGTCCTTACAACGGAAACCTATTATAATCAACACTTCCCGTGGAGAGGTTATCAAAACCGAAGCAATATTGAAAGCATTGAATACTGGACTTATTTCGGATACCGTCATTGATGTTTGGGAGAATGAGCCAAAAATTAATCTTGAACTATTAAATAAGGTACTATTAGGTACACCCCACATTGCCGGATACTCAGCCGATGGAAAAGCTAATGCAACCCGTATGTCACTGGATGCCCTTTGTCGGTTCTTCAATACCCCAACAGATTATAAGATTACACCGCCTGAACCACAAAATAAAATCGTAAAAGCATCGACTCTTGATGAAGCACTTTTATCGATCTATGATCCTCGCAGAGATAGCGAAGTCCTCAAAACCCATCCCGAGCTTTTTGAAAAGCTAAGAGGTGACTATCCTTTAAGGAGAGAAAAAGAAGCATATAGCTTTCAAATCCCTTCGCATCAACCTACTTCTGATCAAGTACCTTTTCAATAA
- the purN gene encoding phosphoribosylglycinamide formyltransferase, with protein sequence MQSFAHFSLFCALKRQLMKKNIAIFASGSGTNAENIIRHFEKSDFVRVALVISNKEGAYVLERAHRLQVPSEVFPKEEWRSGERILALLKEYEIDFIVLAGFLLRVPEVLLYAYPDKIINIHPALLPKFGGKGMYGDRVHEAVVAAGEYESGITIHYINEHYDEGSTIFQAKCSVLPEDSATDVAKKVHALEYKYFPVIIEKVLDQK encoded by the coding sequence ATGCAATCTTTTGCACATTTTTCACTGTTTTGTGCATTGAAAAGACAGCTTATGAAGAAAAACATCGCTATTTTTGCTTCCGGTTCGGGTACAAATGCCGAAAATATTATCCGGCACTTTGAAAAAAGTGATTTTGTTAGAGTGGCATTGGTAATTTCTAATAAAGAAGGTGCGTATGTTTTGGAACGTGCGCATCGCCTACAGGTGCCTTCTGAGGTGTTTCCAAAAGAAGAGTGGCGTTCCGGTGAGCGTATTTTGGCTTTATTAAAGGAGTATGAGATTGATTTTATTGTGCTGGCGGGATTCTTACTGCGAGTGCCAGAGGTGCTTTTGTATGCTTATCCTGATAAAATCATAAATATACATCCGGCACTTTTACCTAAATTCGGTGGAAAAGGTATGTACGGTGACCGTGTACACGAAGCGGTGGTTGCTGCGGGCGAGTATGAAAGCGGAATTACTATACATTATATAAATGAACACTATGATGAGGGAAGTACTATTTTCCAAGCGAAGTGTTCTGTTCTTCCGGAAGATTCAGCTACCGATGTGGCAAAGAAAGTACATGCATTGGAATATAAATATTTTCCAGTAATTATTGAAAAGGTACTTGATCAGAAGTAG
- a CDS encoding acyl carrier protein, whose protein sequence is MSEIASRVKAIIVDKLGVEESEVTTEASFTNDLGADSLDTVELIMEFEKEFGISIPDDQAEKIGTVGDAVSYIEEHAK, encoded by the coding sequence ATGTCTGAAATTGCATCAAGAGTGAAAGCGATTATCGTTGATAAATTAGGCGTTGAAGAATCAGAAGTTACCACTGAAGCTAGCTTCACTAATGACCTGGGAGCAGATTCTCTTGACACTGTAGAACTTATCATGGAATTCGAAAAAGAATTCGGCATCTCTATTCCTGACGACCAAGCTGAGAAGATTGGCACTGTAGGTGACGCTGTATCTTATATCGAAGAACACGCTAAGTAA
- the fabF gene encoding beta-ketoacyl-ACP synthase II, whose protein sequence is MELKRVVVTGLGAITPVGNSVPEFWENLVNGVSGAGPITHFDASLFKTRFACEVKDFDATKYIDRKEARKMDRYTQLAVAVAKEAVADSGLDIEKEDLNRIGVIFGAGIGGIRTFEEEVGNYAINKENGPKFNPFFIPKMISDIAAGQISIMYGFHGPNYATCSACATSTNAIADAFNLIRLGKANAIVSGGSEAAIAAPGVGGFNAMHALSTRNESPETASRPFSASRDGFVMGEGGGCLVLEELEHAKARGAKIYAEVAGVGMSADAYHLTASHPEGLGAKLVMLNALEDAEMDPKEVDYINVHGTSTPVGDISEAKAIKEVFGDHAFELNISSTKSMTGHLLGAAGAVEAIASIMAIQNDIVPPTINHEEGDNDENIDYNLNFTFNKAQKREVNVALSNTFGFGGHNACVIFKKYAE, encoded by the coding sequence ATGGAATTGAAAAGAGTTGTAGTAACGGGCCTCGGTGCCATTACTCCCGTTGGCAATAGTGTACCTGAATTCTGGGAAAATCTGGTGAACGGGGTTAGTGGAGCAGGGCCTATTACTCATTTCGATGCTTCGCTATTCAAGACCCGATTTGCATGTGAAGTGAAAGACTTCGATGCAACCAAATATATTGACCGTAAAGAGGCACGCAAAATGGACCGGTATACACAACTCGCTGTAGCCGTAGCTAAAGAGGCTGTTGCCGACTCAGGTCTTGATATCGAAAAGGAAGATTTAAATAGAATCGGAGTTATTTTTGGTGCAGGTATCGGTGGTATTCGTACATTCGAAGAAGAAGTAGGCAACTACGCTATCAATAAAGAAAATGGTCCTAAGTTCAATCCGTTTTTCATCCCCAAGATGATTTCGGATATCGCTGCCGGACAAATTTCTATTATGTACGGTTTCCACGGTCCTAATTATGCCACATGTTCCGCATGTGCAACTTCAACCAATGCCATTGCCGATGCATTCAACCTTATCCGTTTGGGTAAAGCCAATGCCATCGTGTCCGGTGGTTCGGAAGCTGCGATTGCTGCTCCTGGCGTAGGTGGCTTCAACGCCATGCATGCACTGTCAACCCGTAATGAATCTCCGGAGACAGCATCCCGCCCGTTTAGTGCAAGCCGAGACGGCTTTGTTATGGGTGAAGGTGGTGGTTGTCTAGTTCTTGAAGAACTGGAACATGCCAAAGCACGCGGTGCGAAGATTTACGCAGAAGTTGCCGGAGTGGGCATGTCTGCCGATGCATACCACTTGACCGCTTCCCATCCCGAAGGTTTGGGTGCAAAACTAGTGATGCTCAATGCATTGGAAGATGCAGAGATGGATCCGAAAGAAGTTGATTATATCAACGTACACGGAACATCGACCCCCGTAGGCGATATTTCGGAGGCTAAAGCTATTAAAGAAGTATTTGGTGATCATGCATTTGAATTGAACATTAGTTCAACCAAATCAATGACCGGTCACTTATTAGGTGCAGCCGGTGCAGTAGAAGCTATTGCAAGTATAATGGCCATCCAAAACGATATAGTGCCTCCGACTATCAATCACGAAGAAGGTGACAATGACGAGAACATCGACTATAACCTTAATTTCACTTTCAATAAAGCACAGAAACGTGAAGTTAACGTTGCCCTATCCAATACATTCGGATTCGGTGGTCACAATGCTTGTGTAATCTTCAAGAAATACGCTGAGTAA
- the rnc gene encoding ribonuclease III, translating to MLRNQIDKIRLLFHKDRESYLCFYRILGFYPHNIHLYHQALLHKSTSLRSEKGRPINNERLEFLGDAILDAIVGDIVYKHFEGKKEGFLTNTRSKIVQRETLNKLAVEIGLDKLIKYSARSSSHNSYMYGNAFEAFIGAIYLDQGYERCKRFLEERIIHPYIDLDKLSRKEVNFKSKLIEWSQKNKIEVSFELIEQFFDKESNPVFQTEVRIEGLAGGNGTGYSKKESQQNAAQMALKKIKSPEFMANIKEAKAQASVTEVSSEEMEGELLEKEETILIELEKDTKQKETIEG from the coding sequence GTGTTACGAAATCAAATAGACAAGATAAGGCTCCTGTTCCATAAGGACAGAGAGTCTTATCTTTGCTTTTATAGAATATTAGGATTCTATCCCCATAATATTCATCTTTACCACCAGGCTCTCCTGCACAAGTCAACCTCCCTCCGTTCGGAAAAAGGACGTCCTATCAACAACGAACGCCTTGAATTTCTCGGTGATGCCATTCTCGATGCCATCGTAGGGGATATTGTCTACAAACACTTCGAAGGGAAAAAAGAGGGTTTTCTCACCAATACCCGGTCTAAAATCGTACAGCGAGAAACATTAAATAAATTAGCAGTAGAAATAGGGCTCGACAAGCTTATTAAATATTCCGCCCGTTCATCTTCACACAACAGCTATATGTACGGAAATGCTTTCGAAGCGTTTATCGGTGCAATCTATCTAGATCAAGGTTATGAACGATGCAAACGTTTTCTTGAAGAAAGGATTATCCATCCTTATATCGACCTAGACAAGTTATCACGTAAAGAAGTAAACTTCAAATCAAAGTTGATTGAATGGAGCCAGAAAAACAAAATAGAGGTTTCTTTTGAACTTATCGAACAGTTCTTTGACAAAGAGAGTAACCCGGTATTCCAAACAGAAGTCAGAATTGAAGGTTTAGCAGGAGGAAATGGAACGGGGTATTCAAAAAAAGAGTCTCAACAAAACGCTGCGCAAATGGCTTTGAAAAAAATCAAATCTCCCGAATTTATGGCAAACATAAAGGAAGCCAAGGCACAGGCATCAGTAACAGAAGTGAGTAGTGAAGAGATGGAAGGAGAATTATTAGAAAAAGAAGAGACTATATTAATAGAATTAGAGAAAGACACCAAACAAAAAGAAACAATAGAAGGATAA